In the Micromonospora narathiwatensis genome, one interval contains:
- a CDS encoding ABC transporter permease produces MFRFILRRLLQMVLAFFGTTLIVYALMFAGQGDPIQALAGERPVTAAQRAYLTEKYHLDATGVGGFFYRYFDYLKNLLQGDLGQSLTGRQIGDILATAWPVTIRLALIAMVVTVVIGVTAGVIAGIRRASIFDNSTLVLTLLVLGIPTIVLAPLAQFLLGVKWQLFPPTAGAEPSLYALLLPGIVLGSLSLATALRLTRTSVAENLRADYVRTARSKGLVKRRIVSVHVLRNSLIPVITFLGVELGNLMSGAIITEGVFNIPGVGFNLFRGIRTEDGPLVVGIVSVLVVVYLVSNLVVDVLYAVLDPRIRYE; encoded by the coding sequence ATGTTCCGCTTCATTCTGCGGCGACTGCTCCAGATGGTTCTCGCGTTCTTCGGGACCACGCTGATCGTCTACGCGCTGATGTTCGCCGGCCAGGGCGACCCCATCCAGGCGCTCGCGGGGGAACGACCCGTCACCGCGGCCCAGCGGGCATATCTGACCGAGAAGTACCACCTCGACGCCACCGGCGTGGGTGGCTTCTTCTACCGCTACTTCGACTACCTCAAGAACCTGCTCCAGGGCGACCTCGGGCAGTCGCTGACCGGCCGGCAGATCGGCGACATCCTCGCCACCGCCTGGCCGGTCACCATCCGGCTCGCGCTGATCGCCATGGTCGTCACGGTCGTCATCGGCGTCACCGCGGGCGTGATCGCCGGCATCCGGCGGGCCAGCATCTTCGACAACTCGACGCTGGTGCTCACCCTGCTGGTGCTCGGCATCCCCACCATCGTGCTCGCCCCGCTGGCCCAGTTCCTGCTCGGCGTGAAGTGGCAGCTCTTCCCGCCGACCGCCGGCGCCGAACCGAGCCTGTACGCGCTGCTGCTGCCCGGCATCGTGCTCGGCTCGCTCTCGCTGGCCACCGCGCTGCGACTTACCCGGACCTCGGTGGCGGAGAACCTGCGCGCCGACTATGTGCGTACCGCCCGGTCGAAGGGCCTGGTCAAGCGCCGGATCGTCAGCGTGCACGTGCTGCGCAACTCGCTCATCCCGGTGATCACCTTTCTCGGTGTCGAGCTGGGCAACCTGATGAGCGGCGCGATCATCACCGAGGGCGTGTTCAACATCCCCGGTGTCGGCTTCAACCTCTTCCGCGGCATCCGCACCGAGGACGGCCCCCTGGTGGTGGGCATCGTCAGCGTGCTGGTCGTGGTCTACCTCGTCTCCAACCTGGTGGTGGACGTCCTGTACGCCGTACTCGACCCGAGGATCCGCTATGAGTGA
- a CDS encoding peptide ABC transporter substrate-binding protein produces the protein MRVRRLAAWTALPLAVTLGLVACGSGGGSGGKSDPNAAVRIEIAEPQHLVPTNTNETSGSQVLAALFSPLVDYDEANKPYEVAADSVTSSDNKVWTIKLKPGYTFHNGEAVTADNYIDAWNYGAYGPNGQNSSYFFEKIAGYDDLQGETPKAKTLSGLKKVDDLTFTVTLSEPYVDFKAMLGYTAFYPLPKAAFSAPGVLAEGYEQAPIGQGPFKMKGTWQHDAKVEVEKYDAFPGQQPKVAGVEFRIYQQPTAAYADVLSDNLDVIKSIPTENLSTAAADLGDRFQQSPASSLQVLAFPTFQKEFSNPDVRKAISMAIDRDEITKSIFKGSQQPARSFVSPVVAGYRENTIGASGEFDPAKAKALYDAAGGPKKIELSYNGDGGHKDWIDATCNQLKANLGVECVGTAEPKFADLLTKLKQKQPVGLFRMGWVMDYPSMENYLGPLYSTNGSSNYYGYSNPKFDKLLAEGASAPTEDEAIKKYQAAEDLLAKDMPVIPLRFGQNNYGHSTKVKNVEVDLFDRVNLLKIEAVK, from the coding sequence ATGCGTGTTCGTAGGCTCGCCGCCTGGACCGCTCTCCCGCTCGCGGTGACCCTGGGCCTGGTGGCCTGCGGCTCGGGCGGCGGCAGCGGCGGCAAGAGCGACCCCAACGCGGCCGTCCGGATCGAGATCGCCGAGCCGCAGCACCTGGTGCCGACCAACACCAACGAGACGAGCGGCTCGCAGGTGCTGGCCGCGCTGTTCAGCCCGCTCGTCGACTACGACGAGGCGAACAAGCCGTACGAGGTGGCGGCCGACTCGGTGACGTCGTCGGACAACAAGGTCTGGACGATCAAGCTGAAGCCCGGCTACACCTTCCACAACGGCGAGGCGGTCACCGCCGACAACTACATCGACGCCTGGAACTACGGCGCGTACGGCCCCAACGGCCAGAACTCCAGCTACTTCTTCGAGAAGATCGCCGGCTACGACGACCTCCAGGGCGAGACTCCGAAGGCCAAGACGCTGAGCGGGCTGAAGAAGGTCGACGACCTGACCTTCACCGTGACGCTCTCCGAGCCGTACGTCGACTTCAAGGCCATGCTCGGCTACACGGCCTTCTACCCGCTGCCCAAGGCGGCCTTCTCCGCCCCTGGCGTGCTCGCCGAGGGCTACGAGCAGGCGCCGATCGGCCAGGGCCCGTTCAAGATGAAGGGCACCTGGCAGCACGACGCCAAGGTCGAGGTCGAGAAGTACGACGCCTTCCCCGGCCAGCAGCCGAAGGTGGCCGGCGTCGAGTTCCGGATCTACCAGCAGCCGACCGCCGCGTACGCGGACGTGCTGTCGGACAACCTCGACGTGATCAAGAGCATCCCGACCGAGAACCTGTCGACCGCCGCCGCCGACCTCGGCGACCGGTTCCAGCAGAGCCCGGCCTCCTCGCTCCAGGTGCTGGCCTTCCCGACCTTCCAGAAGGAGTTCAGCAACCCCGACGTGCGCAAGGCCATCTCGATGGCGATCGACCGGGACGAGATCACCAAGTCGATCTTCAAGGGCTCGCAGCAGCCGGCCCGCTCGTTCGTCTCGCCGGTGGTCGCCGGCTACCGGGAGAACACCATCGGCGCGTCCGGTGAGTTCGACCCGGCCAAGGCCAAGGCCCTGTACGACGCCGCGGGCGGCCCGAAGAAGATCGAGCTGTCGTACAACGGCGACGGTGGCCACAAGGACTGGATCGACGCCACCTGCAACCAGCTCAAGGCCAACCTGGGCGTGGAGTGCGTCGGCACCGCCGAGCCGAAGTTCGCGGACCTGCTGACCAAGCTCAAGCAGAAGCAGCCGGTCGGCCTGTTCCGGATGGGCTGGGTCATGGACTACCCGTCCATGGAGAACTACCTCGGCCCGCTGTACAGCACCAACGGCTCGTCGAACTACTACGGCTACAGCAACCCGAAGTTCGACAAGCTGCTCGCCGAGGGCGCCAGCGCCCCGACCGAGGACGAGGCGATCAAGAAGTACCAGGCGGCGGAGGACCTCCTGGCCAAGGACATGCCGGTGATCCCGCTCCGGTTCGGCCAGAACAACTACGGCCACTCCACCAAGGTCAAGAACGTCGAGGTGGACCTGTTCGACCGGGTCAACCTGCTGAAGATCGAGGCCGTCAAGTAA
- a CDS encoding bifunctional methylenetetrahydrofolate dehydrogenase/methenyltetrahydrofolate cyclohydrolase, whose protein sequence is MTAIILDGKATAAEIKDELRTRVKALAERGTIPGLGTVLVGADPGSQAYVNGKHRDCAEVGIASIRRELPADATQEQLDAVLAELNADPACHGYIVQLPLPAHLDTQRALEMIDPEKDADGLHPVNLGRLVLGYDAPLPCTPRGIVELLRRHDVALRGAKVALIGRGNTVGRPLGLLLTRRSENATVTLCHTGTLDLAEQTRAADIVIVAAGVPGLLTADMITPGATVVDVGITRVIGADGKGRYTGDVDPEVAEVAGKLVPMPGGVGPMTRAMLLTNVVERAERQM, encoded by the coding sequence GTGACGGCGATCATCCTGGACGGCAAGGCGACGGCGGCGGAGATCAAGGACGAGCTGCGGACGCGGGTCAAGGCGCTGGCGGAGCGCGGGACCATCCCGGGGCTGGGCACGGTCCTGGTCGGCGCCGACCCCGGCTCCCAGGCGTACGTCAACGGCAAGCACCGCGACTGCGCCGAGGTGGGCATCGCCTCGATCCGTCGCGAGCTGCCCGCCGACGCCACCCAGGAGCAGTTGGACGCCGTCCTCGCCGAGCTGAACGCCGACCCGGCCTGCCACGGCTACATCGTCCAGCTGCCGCTGCCGGCCCACCTGGACACCCAGCGGGCGCTGGAGATGATCGACCCCGAGAAGGACGCCGACGGCCTGCACCCGGTCAACCTGGGCCGCCTGGTGCTCGGCTACGACGCCCCGCTGCCCTGCACCCCGCGCGGCATCGTCGAACTGCTCCGCCGGCACGACGTCGCGCTGCGCGGCGCCAAGGTGGCCCTGATCGGCCGGGGCAACACCGTCGGCCGGCCGCTCGGCCTGCTGCTCACCCGGCGCAGCGAGAACGCCACCGTGACGCTGTGCCACACCGGCACGCTGGACCTGGCCGAGCAGACCCGGGCCGCCGACATCGTCATCGTCGCGGCCGGCGTGCCGGGCCTGCTCACCGCCGACATGATCACGCCTGGCGCGACGGTCGTCGATGTCGGCATCACCCGGGTGATCGGCGCGGACGGCAAGGGCCGCTACACCGGCGACGTCGACCCCGAGGTGGCCGAGGTGGCCGGCAAGCTGGTGCCGATGCCGGGCGGCGTCGGGCCGATGACCCGGGCCATGCTCCTGACCAATGTGGTGGAGCGCGCCGAGCGGCAGATGTGA